AATCTCCCCAAATGATTGCAGAAAAAAGGGGTAAATCAATCAAAGAAATTTTAGGTTATTATAATTATGTTAAAAACTATTAAATTGACCCAAACTAAAAGTTCTATTGGTTGTCTACCAAAACATAAGGCAACTTTGCGTGGCTTGGGTTTATCTTACATCAGAAATACTGTTGAAAGGATTGATACACCTTCCATCCGTGGTATGATTAGTTTAATTGCTTATATGGTTAAAGTAGAGGAATAAATTATGTACCTTAATACTATTTCTCCGTCTAAAGGATCTAAACGTTTAAGTAAACGAGTAGGTCGAGGTATAGGGTCTGGATTAGGTAAAACAGGAGGGCGTGGGCATAAAGGACAAAAATCGCGTTCTGGAGGAAAAATACGTCTTGGGTTTGAAGGTGGGCAAACTCCTTTATACCGTAGGTTACCGAAATTTGGATTCACATCTCATAAAGCTATGGTTACCCAAGAAATCAGATTATCTGCTTTATCCTGTATTCCCAACAAAATAATAGATATGAATGCTCTAAAAGAACATAATATTATTAAGAAAAAAATTAAATTTGTTAAAATTATCATGTCTGGAGAAATTAAATGTCCTATCATACTACATAATAGCTTACGCATTAGCAAAGGCGCGCGAATTGCTATTCAAGCTGTAGGCGGGCAAATAAAGAAGGGGTAATTTAAAAAATTAAA
This region of Candidatus Blochmannia vicinus genomic DNA includes:
- the rpmD gene encoding 50S ribosomal protein L30 gives rise to the protein MLKTIKLTQTKSSIGCLPKHKATLRGLGLSYIRNTVERIDTPSIRGMISLIAYMVKVEE
- the rplO gene encoding 50S ribosomal protein L15 → MYLNTISPSKGSKRLSKRVGRGIGSGLGKTGGRGHKGQKSRSGGKIRLGFEGGQTPLYRRLPKFGFTSHKAMVTQEIRLSALSCIPNKIIDMNALKEHNIIKKKIKFVKIIMSGEIKCPIILHNSLRISKGARIAIQAVGGQIKKG